TACGCTTGCCCAGGCCGTTGTAGATACCTGCGATGAGGATGCAGACCACGTTCGCCATCACGACGGCAGACATCAGGTCGCCCATAAACGCGGCGGAGTCGCTTCCGGTCGCCGAGGCGTACATCTTGGACATCGGCAAGGCCCCCACTCCCAGGCCGCCGGCCATGATCGGGGCGGCGATGAAGAGGATGCCTTCGATGAAACCGAAGCCCGTCATTAAGCCGAGCAATCCAACGAGGACGAAAGTTGCAATGAGGCAGCCCACCACCGGCACCGCGAAGCGCGGACCTGCTTTGAGGAGTAATGCTCTGGGCATGCCGAGAATGGATCCCGCGATGATGCCGATGACAAAGAAGTCCAGGAAGCCATGGCCTTCGATGAAGTTTTGGACCACCGTCACCAGATTCCCGGGCATGACGCCGAAGAAGGCCAAGGTGGCGGGGGCGAACGTGCACAGGATGGTAGGAAGGCCGAAGTCACGGACTACCGGGAAGAGGTTCCCGATCCAGATGAAAAGACCGCCAAGAAGGATAGTGGTTGCGAAACCGACCACCATGGTGTCGGGGAGGTTGCCCGTGAGCGACGCGGTGACAACCAACGCCGCCAGGACTAGGTACAAGGGAGCAGGAATGCTGGCAATGCTGGATCCGAGCCGACCGGGGTAGTGCGTTCCGGGGCGAGCCCCCGCCGTTTTTGTGACGGGGTGCTTGATGCCGCCGGCAGGGCCGGGACTGTTCTCGCTCATAACCGTGTCCGTTGGTTCGCTGGTGGGTTCTGTTGTGCGTGGGCTTGTAGACATCATCGTCTCCAAAACTGTGAGTAGGAATCGTTATCAGTGCTTGGTCTCTGGTGGTGAGGCTTCTTGCTGTCAGTGGGGTGGTTAGCGGGCGGGATCGAGGATCGCTGCGGGAGAGTGCGTGACGATATCCCGCGCGAGCCGGACGGCTTCCGCGAGGCGCTCCTCGTCGACTCCGGTTTCGTGGCCGATACCGTGCAGATATTTGACGAGCTCTTCAGTGGCGATGTTGCCATGAGCGCCCGGAGCGAAGGGGCAGCCGCCAAAGCCGCCCAGCGCAGCGTCGAAACGCACGACGCCGGCAGTCACCGCTGCACCCACAGTCGCCAGTGCTTGACTGTGTGCATTGTGCAGGTGGAGATAGTAGGTCAGGTTCGGCTCCGAATCACGCACGTGGGCCAGGCTGGCGATCACCTGCTCCGTGGAGGTGGTGCCTAACGTATCGGCCAGGCCGATATTGTTGATGCCCATACTCTTGAAAGCGCGGATGACTCGAAGCAGATGGTCGATGTTGACGGGGCCTTCGAAAGGGCACGTGAAGGCAGTGGAGATGCCGGCGAAGAAGCGGATCTGCGGAAAACGCGCCACCGTGTCGGCGATTCCTGCCAGGGCATCCTCGATGCTTTTCCCTGCGTTGGCGTTACTGTGCGCCTGGCTGGCAGAGGCGACGACTTGGATATCCCTGGCTCCTGCATCCACGGCTCTTTCGATGCCTTTTCCGTTGAGGGCCAAGCTGGTGTAGCTAACGGTGTCGATGGTGGGCAAAGAGGCAATGACCTCCGCCGCGTCGGCCATTTGCGGTACCCGCCGGGGATTGACGAAGGAAACCGCCTCAATGCGTTTGATTCCGGCTTCGACCAGGGCTTCGGCTATCTCGAGTTTGTGCGCTGTTGCGACGATGACCTCTTCATCCTGTAGTCCGTCGCGCAGGAAGACGTCCGTAATTTCGACCTGCATCAGCGCACCTCCTGTGGTCCCAGTGCCGCGATCTCGTCATTATCCATACCGGCGAGCTCACGCAGGACCTCTTCGGTGTGCTGGCCAAGATCGGGACCGATCCAGTTGACCTGTCCCTGGTGGCCGGGCAACTTCGGGACGACCCCCGGGAATCGGATGAACTCGGGTTCGTCGTCGACCACTACCTCGTGGGTTTGAATCATGTCGCGGGCCAGATAGTGCTTGTCCACGGCGATGCTGGGTGCGTCGTAGACCGGTCCGGCGGGGACGCCGGCGTCGTCCAGTTTGTCGAGCACGTCTGTGAGGGGCATGCTGCCGGTCCAGGCTGCGATGGCGCCGTTGAGTTCTTCCTCGCGCGCCCCGCGGGCGTCGGTGGTGAGAAGGGTTTCATCCTCCGCAAGGTCGTCTCGGCCGATGGCCTTCATGAGGCGGATGAAGACGGAGTTCGAGTTGCCCCCGATGACCACCTCCAGATCGTCCTGGCACAGGTATGAGCCGGTAGGAACGACGCCGGGAAGCGCGCCACCGGTGCGTTTACGGATCATGCCGTAGGCGTCGTAGTCGGGGACGAGGGACTCCAAAAGGCTGAAGATACCTTCGTAGAGTGCAACATCCACGATCCTTGATGCCCCGGTGTTCACGCCGCGGGCCTTCTGCAGCATGAGCATCAACGCTCCGATCACACCATAGAGGCCGGCCACGGTATCGCCCATGCTGGCAGCGGCGCGGCCTGCAGGTCGGTCCGGCTCGCCGGTGACATACCTAAGACCCGCAAAGGACTCCGCAGAACTGCCAAAACCGGCACGGTTCTTGTAGGGCCCTGTCTGTCCGTAGCCGGAAATGCGCACCAGCACCATGTCAGAGTTGAGTTCCTGGAGGACGTCTGGGCCCAGTCCCCATTTTTCGAGAGTGCCGGGTCGGAAGTTCTCGATCACCACATCGCACTGGGCAGCAATCTTCTTAACTGCTTCGCGTCCGAGTGCCGAACGCAGATCGAGGACCACGGATTTCTTGTTTCGGCCGATAGTACGGAACAGCATGGACGTGGCACCACGGGTCTTCCGCCAATCACGCAGTTCGTCCCCGCCGTCGGGCTTTTCAATCTTGATGACCTCGGCGCCAAAGTCCCCGAAAAGGCGTCCCGCAAATGGCCCGGCGATGAAGCTGCCAAGCTCCAACACGCGGATGCCTTGTAGGGGGAGGGCGTTCTCTTCCAAATGAGGTTGCTTCATCATTTCTTCCTGCTTGCGTCTTTGAATGCCGGACCTGATATCGAGTTTCCCATCCAGTGGGAATACCTTGTCATCAAGCGGATAGACGATAGCAGCCTCATGTGACGCACGCAACAGTCTCAAATGATGGTGCCCAGCGGTGACTCGCTTGCCCGCCGGTGCGGGCGGCATCTTGCGTCCCGCGTCTTACCCTGCTAGCGTCTTCCCACCAAACAAGCATCTCATCCCACCCAGTGGGATTTGGGCCAATCCGGTCGTGGCCAACGACGGCTGCGGCTTGGAAGGCCTGACGGTGCGACGACCCCCCACGACCAGTAAGGCAGTAAACCATGGCTCACTATGACATCGCCGTCATGCCGGGAGACGGCATCGGGCCGGAAGTCGTTGACGCGGCTTTGTCCGTCCTGAAGGAATGCCAAGCCCGATACGGGCTCACGATCAACTACGCGTTCTACGACTTCAGTGCTGACCTGTACCGCCGCACCGGAAGAAAAATTACCGCCGCTGACATGGATGAAATCGGCGAAGCGGACGCAGTGCTGTTCGGCGCAATGGGGCTCCCGGACGTCCGTGGACCCGAAGGCCTCGAACTTGGCGCCCAGGTAGAGATGCGTGCACACTACGGACTGTTCTCAAGTCTCCGCCCGGTCCGGCTCTTTCCGGGTGTCGAGAGCCCCGTGAAAGCGAAGGACATCGACATGCTCGTCATCCGGGAGACCTCTGAAGGGATGTTCGCCGGATTGTCGGATTATCATGAGCCCAGTGACGAGAGTGCGAGCGATCGCATGACGATCACCCGGGCCACCTGCGAGAAGCTGTTCGATGTCGCGTTCTCCCAGGCACGGGCACGTCGCACGCGGGGTACCCCAGGTCATGTCACTCTGCTGCACAAGTCCAATGCCCTCCGCAGCAACGTCCTGATGGAAAAGGTGTTCGACGAGGTTGCAGCAAGAAACACTGATGTTGGAAGCGCGAAGTACTACATTGACGCCGGCTCCATGTACATGGTGACCGACCCTGAACGCTACGACGTAGTGGTCTCAGAGAACATCTTCGGAGACATCATTTCCGAGATCGCAGCTGGCCTCGTCGGCGGCCTGGGCGTGGCACCTTCCGCCGATGTTAGCCTTACACACGGCGTGTTCCAGCCATCCCACGGCAGCGCGCCGGATATCGCAGGCAAGGGAATCGCAAACCCGATCGCAATGATCCTGTCGGCCGCGATGATGCTCGAATGGCTTGGCGGGCAACACGACGATGATCTCTGCATCCGCGTAGCACAGAACATACAGGGTGCCGTCGAAGCAGCGCTGGCATCAGGACCTCTGGCACGCGACCTCGGCGGAACAGCAGGAACACAGCAAGTACTCGAGACGATCATCAAAGCCCTGCCAGCGTAGGTCGGCGCGGAGCCGGGCAACCGGCCCATAGTCCGTACCCGCCAGCAACCCTTCGCAAACCCGTAGACATTGCCACGTCACCGTCGACAGGGCAGTCCTCAAGAAAGATACGCACCCATGACCTACAAAGTCCTGTTCGTTAACCCACTCAAGGATTACATCGATCGCCTTCTGGAGTCGGCACCCGAGGGGTTCGAGGTGAAATTGATGCCGCTGACAGGGGATGTTTCTGAGATTTGCCGTGAAGCCGAGGATGCCGACTTCCTCATCTCCGGGGTTGATGTGCCCGAAGAAGTCTTCCGCTCCGCAAAGAACGTGCATTTCATCCAATACATGAGTTCCGGCTACGGTCAGCTTCCCATCGATACCCTGAACGAACTCGGGGTCCCGGTCGCACAGATGAAAACCCACTCCATCTCAGTCGCGGAGCACGCGCTCACCCTCCTGCTGACCGTGATGCGGCGGATCCCGGCTTCCGCTCAGCTATTGCGTGCGGGAAAGTGGCGCGAAGACCTGGACGAGACGTCCTATTCGGAGCTCTACAACAAAACAGTCGGGATCGTCGGGCTGGGAAACATCGGACGGTGGATCGGGAAAATAGTGCACCATGGTTTTGGCGCCAACGTAGTCTTTTACGACAACGGGGAAATTCCACTCACCGTTTCGGAACTCATTCCCGCGCGCCCCGTCGCCTTGGAAGAACTGATGGAAGTGTCCGACGTCGTCTGCTTGGCACTGCCTCTGAATGCGGAATCAAACAAGCTGATCGGCCGGAACAAACTTGCCCTGATGAAGCAGAACGCCGTTCTGGTGAACGTCGGCCGCGGCGAAGTCGTAGACCAGAACGCCCTTATTGACGCGCTTCGCGAGGGACGCATCGCAGGAGCCGGGCTTGATGTCTACGACAGGGAGCCGCTCGACACAGTCAGTGAACTACTGAGTATGGAACAGGTTGTCTGCACGCCCCACATGGCAGGTGTCGGCTGGGAAAATGTCCAGCGCAGAATCGAAACCGTGTGGCAGAACTTCGATGCGGTCCTGCACGGCGACACGCCTCTAGGCGTTGTTACGACGGTGAAGAAGGGGGCCGCCTGTACCGCCGTGTAGGGGTGTCCAAGGGCCCGAGTAGGTAGTCTCAACCAGCTCGAAGGCTGTTTGGCGTTTGTAGACGCTCGCCGGGCTATTACTGGCCACCGCCTCCTTTTCTGTGCGCCGGAGGTCGTGGTGTAGGTGTCGCCTCTACTTGTGTTCCAGCCGGCCACGATGAGGACGCCGTCTATTGGTACGAAGCAGCGCACAAAATTGTCTGCCCCTCTTTCAGGGCATGTCGAGTTGGGTTTTGTAGGCGGTGTTTTTGTTGGTGTTCCAGCCGGCGATGATTCCGGCTCCGAGCATTTGGTCGGTGAGTCGTGCGAAGCGGTATCCGGGGTCGGTGTCGAGGGCGAGTTGCATGTATTGGTGTGCTTTGGATCCTCTGCCTTCCCACCAGCTGATATAGCCGGTGGTGGTGAGGATGGGTGCTGCGTGTTGTGGGCTGGTCCTCGTATAGGCGTGGAGGAGGAGTTGTTGTGCCCATTCGACGCGGGACCACTTCGGTGCTGTCTCGGTTTGGGCGAAGGGGATGTGTTGGGGTGGTTCGTCGATGCCCGGGATGTCTGCCAAGAGCCGGTCGCGGAGGTGGGGGAATTGGAAGTTCGCGATGAGCATGGTGCAGGCTTCGTCGGTCGGGAAGTCGTTTGTATCCAGCATGCCCGTCCAGAGTTGGCTGGCTTGAAGCGCGGCTTGATGGGGTGCCTGGACTCGGATGGTGTTCATGCGGTTTTCGACGGCGATGGCGTGGTCTGCTTCTTGGGTCGGCGTCGGGAGGATGATCCGGTTGGTGGGTTCTATGGTGCTGCCGCGGTAAATGAATTCGGCGTTGACTCGGCTGTATTCAGTGGTGCTGAGGGGCAGGCTGATGTCTTGTCCGGGTTCGCTGTCGTAGGGGGAGTAGGTTTCGCCGCTGACGAACATTCCGTCGCGAATGGTGATGTCGTTTTCGGCGAGGACTCCGGTGAGCGCTGGGATCGTGGCCGCGTGTGGTTTGGGCTGTCCTGGTTCGCAGTGGGCTGAGGTGTAGAGGGCGAAGACAATGCTCGTCCTGCTGGTGTCACTGGTGAGGTAGCTGCTGACGGTGCGGGCGTAAGGAAGTTCTGTTCCCGGATGGCGGGGGAGGTCGATGCGGAGGGTTGCGCCGACTCTACCCTTGTCCAAAGTTATGCAGACCAGGCTCTCTTGGGGCCAGAACCCTAGGGTGTGCCCGATGAAGCTCAGCAAGTCTGCCGGGTCTTTGATGGTGAGCGCATTCATTGTCCTGTTCCTTTGTGCGTGCGTGGCGTCTTTGGGTCTTGTGGGTCGTTCGGATAGGGCCGAAGTGCAACGCAGGGGACCGGGTCCGCCGCGTCAGCGCCCTGGTTAGGCGGAGTACCGTCCAGCCATTGATCGGGACATCAGAATGACAAACAGCGTTGTTGCTTCTGGGTATTCATGGGCAGGCGGGGGTGGGGCGTTATGACGTGAGTGGACTTAGTCTCCGGTGGGTGCCATCACTTGGTGGGAATCGCTGCGCAGGGTCGGCCGGAGGCTGCTTCCAGCCCCGACATATGCGCCGTTATCGGCATGACTTACTTTTCGCCTTTGGGAACATGGAAAGGAACTCAGAGTCTGGGCACCTCAAAGGTCGAAGGCCATGATGAATGGTTTGCCGTCGGCTTTTGCCTGCCTCCGCGAGGACGTTCATGCGAAGTGTCTGTTCCTGCGAAGCAGCAGGTCTTTGCGGAGGCATTCCGGGGAGCAAAGTCCATAGTTCGCGAAAGAGGACCAAGGCCATCAGAATCACTCGCATTTCCGATTCAAATTCGTCGCGGTTAGGGTCGATCCTCTCGGGATAGATGCTATCCATGACTCGCGGGAGCAACGCCCCAGGGGACCCGTGGGTCTGTTCGGACCATGCCGAGTAGAGGAGTTTGTAGTTCACATGGTGAAGCCGATTCGTCGATTCCCGGGCCAGCTCTGCGATGTTCTTGCCACACCAAGACTGCCGCCATTGAGGCGAACCGTCCCGTCGAGGCTTGGCACGAAATTCGGTGTAAGCCTCCCCTTGGAGGGTTTGCCTGATCTCGAGGACTCGTTTTACCTGGATTCGTTCGCCTCGTTCATGCTCGTACTCGAGGTTTGCAAGCGTTGCCAAGGCTTCCTGCAGGCTCCCGAGCCGGATGAACCTGATCGCGGCGAGTTCTCTATCGGGATAGGTGTTGAGATGTTCCATGTTGAGGACGATCTCGTAAAGCTGACGAACAGGAGACGTGGCTGTTTCCCAGTGGCCGGCTTTTACGAGGACACGGGCTGCATGGATGACGCTGATACAGCGTTCGAAGGCGCCACGATCGAATCGCCCGAGCTCGGTGTCGGGGTTGGTCGAGAGCGCTGTTTCTCTCGCGTCACGAATGAGGTCGTCCAAGACTTCCAAGAGCTTGGTGACAATCTCCGCTGACATAGTGCTCCTTCGTATGCGTTGGCCATCGTGATCTGGCACCAGCGTGACAGGCCCGGTGCACTCGGGGTGCATTCGCGAGATGGTCTGTGGATTTTCAGCCCCAATCCCGGACTTGTACCGTTTTGGTACCATATGAGTATGGCAATGAATCTCCGCGTCCCGGAAGACCTCGATCGCAGGCTGGAGAAGCTCGCGGCCGAGGAGCACACGTCCAAGTCCGCACTTCTCCTGCAGGGGGCTGAGTTGGTTTTGCAGCGGCATGCCCGGCGCCGGGAGATCAGTGAAGGGTTGGACTTTGTGATGAGTCACGACGCTGAGCTGTTGACCCGTCTTGAGGACGCGTGACCGCGTACCTCGACATTAAGGACGCGCTGCAGGTAAGCGACCGGTACGGATTCCACATCCGTGATGTTGGCTTGCTCGCCTCGGCCCTGGCCCGGCCCGCGACAACAGTCATGGGCACTGACGCCTATCCTGAATTGACGATGAAGGCGGCTGCGTTGCTGGAGTCGGTGGCCCGATTCCACCCGCTCATTGACGGCAACAAGCGCACCGCCTGGACGCTCATGGTCCTGCTCTTGTGGATCAACGGCTACCGCCACGACTTCACCACTGATGAGGGTTTCGGGCTGGTTGTGGGAGTCGCTGCCGGCAACATCGAGTTGCGGGACTCTGCCGCGCAAATATCGGAGCATCTGGTGGCTCGAAAGCCCTGGTTGTCGGAAGTGCCGCGTGGCGCGGACGTGCCCTGAGAGGTTTAGGCCCAGTTCGAGCCCGAAGAACAGTAATGACTATTCCTTTGGCCGTCCCGGACCCTGGCCACGAGGCCCTTAGCTGCCGAGGAAGTCCGCGGATAGGGGTCTGAAGATTTCGGTGTTGTCATGTCGGTCGTTTGTTGGGGCGCCATAAACCTGTGTAAGAAGGGAATCTGATGATGGGTTATCGCCGATAGGGGTAAAAAGGAAGTGTGGACAATATCCACACTCTCCACCTCGGACTGGCCCGTACGGCCGCCGGACTGCCCCGGATTCGGCATGTTTCCGCAGGATCCCAGCAATGACAAGGCCCGGAATCCCGTTCGAGTCCCACCTCGGGCACGGCATAACCCCTCGTCAGAGGGGTTTTTGCTTTTAAGTCTGGACAAAGCTTGACAAGTGCCTCTGCCTCATCGTCCCAGATGGTGCCTGGCCGCCGGGTACGGCCTGTTCAGTTTGGGGGGCGGGTTCAGCGTCCTGGCGTGTGGGCGCTCCGCTTGCTGGGATGTGTGGTCATTCGGCGTCCTTTCCTGTGGTGTTTCGTCGGCCATTATTGGCCGCTCACTTCTTCATGGGCAGTGGTTGTGGTGTCGACATGACTTTTCGGGGATCCTGCGGAACTTTTCCTCCGAAAAGACCGTGCCTCGTCGCATGCCGTCGAGGTGGCGTCCCTGTTTGTCCTGCCAAAGGGGGTGTGGACAATGTCCACACTTAAAGCAGATAACATTCGGGGTCCTCCTGGCTTGGTTTCGGAGTATTCACCTCTTCATTGGGTCTCTCAGTTCGTGGCAACATGACTTCGTTCCCAACCGGGGGCATGGCCACATGTGGGTCCAGACCCTGCAAGGCCAGGCCTCTACCTTGACCGGGGATTGAAGGCTCGGCCATGCCACGGCCGGGTCGTGGATGTCACATGCCGGCTAGA
This window of the Arthrobacter sp. StoSoilB5 genome carries:
- a CDS encoding 2-hydroxycarboxylate transporter family protein; translated protein: MSENSPGPAGGIKHPVTKTAGARPGTHYPGRLGSSIASIPAPLYLVLAALVVTASLTGNLPDTMVVGFATTILLGGLFIWIGNLFPVVRDFGLPTILCTFAPATLAFFGVMPGNLVTVVQNFIEGHGFLDFFVIGIIAGSILGMPRALLLKAGPRFAVPVVGCLIATFVLVGLLGLMTGFGFIEGILFIAAPIMAGGLGVGALPMSKMYASATGSDSAAFMGDLMSAVVMANVVCILIAGIYNGLGKRKKQLFVGFNGHGQLMRIKGRSDELTLPPKRDASSFIALGKGLLIAGSLFVFGNLMAAFAPGLHPYAWAIIAAAAVKIFGLLPKDIEESTADWGDLIGAVLVPALLVGVSLTYIDIKDVIASLSNPLFILLTVCTVVIATVTSGILGWLVKFNFVEASITPGLVMADTGGSGDVSVLSAANRMHLMPFAALTNRLGGALVLFVTSLIVPLLT
- a CDS encoding CaiB/BaiF CoA-transferase family protein, producing the protein MMKQPHLEENALPLQGIRVLELGSFIAGPFAGRLFGDFGAEVIKIEKPDGGDELRDWRKTRGATSMLFRTIGRNKKSVVLDLRSALGREAVKKIAAQCDVVIENFRPGTLEKWGLGPDVLQELNSDMVLVRISGYGQTGPYKNRAGFGSSAESFAGLRYVTGEPDRPAGRAAASMGDTVAGLYGVIGALMLMLQKARGVNTGASRIVDVALYEGIFSLLESLVPDYDAYGMIRKRTGGALPGVVPTGSYLCQDDLEVVIGGNSNSVFIRLMKAIGRDDLAEDETLLTTDARGAREEELNGAIAAWTGSMPLTDVLDKLDDAGVPAGPVYDAPSIAVDKHYLARDMIQTHEVVVDDEPEFIRFPGVVPKLPGHQGQVNWIGPDLGQHTEEVLRELAGMDNDEIAALGPQEVR
- a CDS encoding DUF4192 domain-containing protein, with amino-acid sequence MNALTIKDPADLLSFIGHTLGFWPQESLVCITLDKGRVGATLRIDLPRHPGTELPYARTVSSYLTSDTSRTSIVFALYTSAHCEPGQPKPHAATIPALTGVLAENDITIRDGMFVSGETYSPYDSEPGQDISLPLSTTEYSRVNAEFIYRGSTIEPTNRIILPTPTQEADHAIAVENRMNTIRVQAPHQAALQASQLWTGMLDTNDFPTDEACTMLIANFQFPHLRDRLLADIPGIDEPPQHIPFAQTETAPKWSRVEWAQQLLLHAYTRTSPQHAAPILTTTGYISWWEGRGSKAHQYMQLALDTDPGYRFARLTDQMLGAGIIAGWNTNKNTAYKTQLDMP
- a CDS encoding NAD(P)-dependent oxidoreductase, encoding MTYKVLFVNPLKDYIDRLLESAPEGFEVKLMPLTGDVSEICREAEDADFLISGVDVPEEVFRSAKNVHFIQYMSSGYGQLPIDTLNELGVPVAQMKTHSISVAEHALTLLLTVMRRIPASAQLLRAGKWREDLDETSYSELYNKTVGIVGLGNIGRWIGKIVHHGFGANVVFYDNGEIPLTVSELIPARPVALEELMEVSDVVCLALPLNAESNKLIGRNKLALMKQNAVLVNVGRGEVVDQNALIDALREGRIAGAGLDVYDREPLDTVSELLSMEQVVCTPHMAGVGWENVQRRIETVWQNFDAVLHGDTPLGVVTTVKKGAACTAV
- a CDS encoding type II toxin-antitoxin system death-on-curing family toxin gives rise to the protein MTAYLDIKDALQVSDRYGFHIRDVGLLASALARPATTVMGTDAYPELTMKAAALLESVARFHPLIDGNKRTAWTLMVLLLWINGYRHDFTTDEGFGLVVGVAAGNIELRDSAAQISEHLVARKPWLSEVPRGADVP
- a CDS encoding ribbon-helix-helix protein, CopG family, producing the protein MNLRVPEDLDRRLEKLAAEEHTSKSALLLQGAELVLQRHARRREISEGLDFVMSHDAELLTRLEDA
- a CDS encoding hydroxymethylglutaryl-CoA lyase — encoded protein: MQVEITDVFLRDGLQDEEVIVATAHKLEIAEALVEAGIKRIEAVSFVNPRRVPQMADAAEVIASLPTIDTVSYTSLALNGKGIERAVDAGARDIQVVASASQAHSNANAGKSIEDALAGIADTVARFPQIRFFAGISTAFTCPFEGPVNIDHLLRVIRAFKSMGINNIGLADTLGTTSTEQVIASLAHVRDSEPNLTYYLHLHNAHSQALATVGAAVTAGVVRFDAALGGFGGCPFAPGAHGNIATEELVKYLHGIGHETGVDEERLAEAVRLARDIVTHSPAAILDPAR
- a CDS encoding isocitrate/isopropylmalate family dehydrogenase; translated protein: MAHYDIAVMPGDGIGPEVVDAALSVLKECQARYGLTINYAFYDFSADLYRRTGRKITAADMDEIGEADAVLFGAMGLPDVRGPEGLELGAQVEMRAHYGLFSSLRPVRLFPGVESPVKAKDIDMLVIRETSEGMFAGLSDYHEPSDESASDRMTITRATCEKLFDVAFSQARARRTRGTPGHVTLLHKSNALRSNVLMEKVFDEVAARNTDVGSAKYYIDAGSMYMVTDPERYDVVVSENIFGDIISEIAAGLVGGLGVAPSADVSLTHGVFQPSHGSAPDIAGKGIANPIAMILSAAMMLEWLGGQHDDDLCIRVAQNIQGAVEAALASGPLARDLGGTAGTQQVLETIIKALPA